In Piscinibacter lacus, one DNA window encodes the following:
- a CDS encoding HAD-IB family hydrolase, producing MKAASASAAAAAAARDPAGPVVAAFDFDGTLTRGDSLIPWLRGGLGMARLGWALARTSPALAAWQLGRISNEAAKLVLLRHTVAGRSRSELAGWTDRFLQQTLPGLLDARALRRLAAHQAAGHRCVLVSASPEVYLDAVARQLGFDALLCSQLDWQDERASGRLRGANCYGEEKVRRLQAWWADRPPSVLWAYGDTRGDRPMLALADHGIYVGKPDGRAHYERLPGLTG from the coding sequence ATGAAGGCCGCATCCGCCTCGGCCGCCGCAGCCGCCGCCGCCCGCGACCCGGCGGGTCCGGTGGTCGCGGCCTTCGACTTCGACGGCACCCTGACCCGCGGCGACAGCCTGATCCCCTGGCTGCGCGGCGGCCTGGGCATGGCCCGCCTCGGCTGGGCCCTGGCCCGGACCAGCCCGGCCCTGGCCGCCTGGCAGCTCGGCCGCATCAGCAACGAGGCGGCCAAGCTCGTGCTGCTGCGCCACACCGTGGCCGGCCGCAGCCGCAGCGAGCTGGCCGGCTGGACCGATCGCTTCCTGCAGCAGACCCTGCCCGGCCTGCTCGATGCGCGCGCCCTGCGGCGCCTGGCCGCCCACCAGGCCGCCGGCCACCGCTGCGTGCTGGTCAGCGCCTCGCCCGAGGTCTACCTGGACGCCGTGGCCCGCCAGCTCGGCTTTGACGCCCTGCTCTGCTCGCAGCTCGACTGGCAGGACGAACGCGCCAGCGGCCGCTTGCGCGGCGCCAACTGCTACGGCGAAGAGAAAGTCCGCCGCCTGCAAGCCTGGTGGGCCGATCGGCCCCCCTCGGTGCTCTGGGCCTATGGCGACACCCGCGGCGACCGGCCCATGCTGGCCCTGGCCGACCACGGCATCTATGTCGGCAAGCCGGACGGCCGGGCGCACTACGAGCGACTGCCCGGGCTCACCGGCTGA
- a CDS encoding methyl-accepting chemotaxis protein — protein sequence MRQNLPVTQREYDFPADATLMSSTDTQSHITYANEAFIKVSGFERDEILGQPHNMVRHPDMPREAFADMWKTLQSGQSWTALVKNRRKDGDHYWVRANATPVVRGGRMVGYMSVRTRPSRDEVGQAEATYRAFREGRAGSRVFHRGLIVHRGLMAWRSVGQTLPIAWRLALPLMLISTLALLAAHGFGLDGGGMLGLAGVLALGTALKIWVLNAQIVRPLRQVLAQAQSVAAGQAGQNLHFNRIDEIGMLMRAINQAGLNLKSLVDDVGEQVGGVRRASDEIASGNGDLSTRTEQAAAQLQQTAASMSQMTATVRNNTETAHNATRLAAEASGAASRGGEVVGRVVDTMSDISSSSRRIGDIIGTIDGIAFQTNILALNAAVEAARAGEQGRGFAVVASEVRSLAQRSAEAAKEIKQLIQASVETVEAGSSLVDDAGRAMSDIVDRVSQVTKLISHISQASSEQNAGIDQVNTAVSQLDDATQQNASLVQQSSEAAASLQTQAQRLTEAIAVFKTVAA from the coding sequence ATGCGCCAGAACCTGCCCGTCACGCAACGTGAATACGACTTCCCGGCCGATGCCACCTTGATGTCGAGCACCGACACGCAGAGCCACATCACCTACGCCAACGAGGCCTTCATCAAGGTCAGCGGCTTCGAGCGCGACGAGATCCTGGGCCAGCCGCACAACATGGTGCGGCATCCCGACATGCCCCGCGAGGCTTTCGCCGACATGTGGAAGACCTTGCAGTCCGGCCAGTCCTGGACCGCGCTGGTCAAGAACCGCCGCAAGGATGGCGATCACTACTGGGTGCGCGCCAATGCCACGCCGGTGGTGCGCGGCGGGCGCATGGTGGGTTACATGTCGGTCCGGACCCGACCCAGCCGTGACGAGGTCGGCCAGGCGGAGGCCACCTACCGTGCCTTCCGGGAGGGGCGCGCCGGCAGCCGCGTCTTCCACCGCGGCCTCATCGTGCACCGGGGCCTGATGGCCTGGCGCTCGGTCGGCCAGACCCTGCCCATCGCCTGGCGCCTGGCGCTGCCGCTGATGCTGATCTCGACCCTGGCCCTGCTGGCCGCCCATGGTTTCGGGCTGGACGGCGGCGGCATGCTGGGCCTGGCCGGCGTGCTCGCCCTGGGTACCGCGCTGAAGATCTGGGTGCTCAATGCCCAGATCGTGCGGCCGCTGCGCCAGGTGCTGGCCCAGGCGCAGAGCGTCGCTGCGGGCCAGGCCGGGCAGAACCTGCACTTCAACCGCATCGATGAGATCGGCATGCTCATGCGCGCGATCAACCAGGCGGGCCTGAACCTCAAGTCCCTGGTCGACGACGTCGGCGAGCAGGTGGGTGGCGTGCGGCGCGCCAGCGACGAGATCGCCAGCGGCAACGGCGACCTGAGCACGCGCACCGAACAGGCTGCGGCGCAGCTTCAGCAGACCGCTGCCTCCATGTCGCAGATGACGGCCACCGTGCGCAACAACACCGAGACCGCGCACAACGCCACCCGGCTGGCCGCCGAGGCCAGCGGTGCCGCGAGCCGAGGGGGCGAGGTGGTGGGCCGGGTGGTCGACACCATGTCGGACATCAGCAGCAGCTCGCGGCGCATCGGCGACATCATCGGCACCATCGACGGGATCGCTTTCCAGACCAACATCCTCGCGCTGAATGCCGCCGTCGAAGCAGCGCGTGCCGGCGAGCAGGGCCGGGGCTTTGCGGTGGTGGCCAGCGAGGTGCGCAGCCTTGCCCAGCGCAGCGCGGAGGCGGCCAAGGAGATCAAGCAGCTCATCCAGGCCAGCGTCGAGACGGTGGAGGCAGGGAGCTCGCTGGTCGACGATGCGGGTCGTGCCATGAGCGACATCGTCGACCGGGTGTCCCAGGTCACGAAGCTCATCTCGCACATCAGTCAGGCCTCCAGCGAGCAGAACGCGGGCATCGACCAGGTCAACACCGCCGTCAGCCAGCTCGACGATGCCACCCAGCAGAACGCAAGCCTGGTTCAGCAAAGTTCCGAGGCCGCGGCCAGTCTCCAGACCCAGGCCCAGCGGCTGACCGAGGCCATCGCCGTGTTCAAGACCGTCGCGGCCTGA